One window of Cohnella hashimotonis genomic DNA carries:
- a CDS encoding Cof-type HAD-IIB family hydrolase, translated as MSSYRLIAIDLDDTLLNDKLEVTEATKAALAQAISQGVHVTLATGRMFASAKQTAAQVGLNVPLITYQGSLVRNLLDERTLYERSVDLEAVRKLYAFTRARKLHLQTYIDDKLYSFDDGDRLAAYAKQSNIPYIVEPDLDALPAGHHTKLIIIDEPALLDEIAPELHALLGPDVHITKSKPHYLEFTHSEGTKGHALQFLAEHYGLTMDQTIAIGDSWNDREMIEAAGLGVAMANAVPALRDIADYITASNNEDGVKQVVDKFILNA; from the coding sequence ATGTCTTCTTACCGGCTCATCGCGATCGACCTGGACGATACGCTGCTGAACGACAAACTCGAAGTTACCGAAGCGACGAAGGCCGCGCTTGCCCAAGCGATATCGCAAGGCGTGCACGTAACGCTGGCTACGGGCCGCATGTTTGCCTCGGCGAAGCAGACGGCCGCCCAAGTCGGCCTGAACGTGCCGCTCATTACCTACCAAGGCTCGCTGGTGCGCAATCTGCTCGACGAGCGCACGTTGTACGAGCGTTCCGTCGACCTCGAAGCCGTCCGCAAGCTGTACGCCTTCACACGCGCGCGCAAGCTGCATTTGCAAACTTATATCGACGACAAGCTGTATTCCTTCGACGATGGAGACAGGCTGGCCGCCTACGCCAAGCAATCGAACATCCCCTATATCGTCGAGCCCGATCTGGACGCGCTGCCTGCCGGACATCACACGAAGCTCATTATTATCGACGAGCCGGCGCTGCTGGACGAGATCGCGCCTGAGCTGCACGCACTGCTCGGCCCGGACGTTCATATTACGAAGTCCAAGCCGCATTACTTGGAATTCACGCACAGCGAAGGCACCAAAGGACATGCGCTTCAATTTCTCGCCGAGCATTATGGCTTGACGATGGATCAAACGATCGCGATCGGCGACTCCTGGAACGACCGCGAGATGATCGAGGCTGCCGGTCTCGGCGTCGCGATGGCAAACGCAGTGCCCGCGCTGCGGGACATCGCCGACTACATCACGGCAAGCAACAACGAGGACGGCGTAAAGCAAGTCGTAGACAAATTTATTTTGAACGCGTAA
- a CDS encoding helix-turn-helix domain-containing protein, protein MTFGKRLKLARQEKHMTQNEVAGALGVDFTTISKYENNRSQPDNEILRELASIYEVSLDWLLTGIDKEQPSAEPNRFVIEGIEQTLTEEEARHLREQLEMYRLLREKQKKEKDADRRKT, encoded by the coding sequence TTGACATTCGGCAAACGCTTGAAGCTGGCCAGGCAAGAAAAGCATATGACGCAAAACGAAGTCGCGGGCGCGCTGGGCGTTGACTTCACCACGATCTCCAAATACGAGAATAACCGGTCACAGCCGGATAATGAAATATTGCGGGAGCTTGCAAGCATCTACGAGGTATCGCTCGACTGGCTGCTGACGGGCATCGACAAGGAACAGCCTTCCGCTGAACCGAACCGATTCGTCATCGAGGGCATCGAGCAGACGCTGACGGAGGAAGAGGCGAGACATTTGCGGGAACAGCTTGAGATGTACCGGCTTCTGCGGGAGAAACAGAAAAAAGAAAAGGACGCCGATCGGCGCAAAACGTAA
- a CDS encoding sulfate ABC transporter substrate-binding protein, translating into MNRRGAGRRLSGWLLAAALGVSLAGCGGSSSNGSPAEGEGAAAQDAGTATIVVGAYSVAKDALQEILPAFGREWEAKTGQKLKFQESYEASGTQARSIVGGFKADVAVLSLEGDMDKIVKAGLMSEDWKKTDTGGMITRSIVVLGTREGNPLGIAGFADLAKPGVKVLFPNPKVSGGAQWDINAIYGAGLKQAERESGKKDPDAAKAFLKAVYRNVESMDKSGRASMAAFEYGVGDVIVTYENELLARVAQGVHYDIVTPEDTIQIENPAGVVDVNADAHGVREAAEALVAYMSGAEAQKVFAEHGFRPVNEEVASSYADRYVTPSGLFDIGYLGGWSQVRSELYAKRGVWYQVLAGK; encoded by the coding sequence ATGAATCGGCGCGGCGCGGGCCGCCGGCTGAGCGGATGGCTGCTGGCCGCGGCGCTCGGCGTTTCGCTGGCCGGCTGCGGCGGCTCGTCGTCGAACGGCTCTCCGGCCGAAGGCGAAGGCGCTGCCGCGCAGGATGCGGGAACCGCGACGATCGTCGTCGGCGCCTACTCGGTCGCGAAGGACGCGCTGCAGGAGATTCTGCCCGCCTTCGGCCGGGAATGGGAGGCCAAGACGGGGCAGAAGCTTAAGTTCCAAGAGTCCTACGAGGCTTCGGGCACCCAGGCCAGATCGATCGTAGGCGGCTTTAAGGCCGATGTCGCCGTGCTCTCGCTCGAGGGCGATATGGACAAGATCGTCAAGGCCGGCCTCATGAGCGAGGATTGGAAAAAGACGGATACGGGCGGCATGATCACGCGTTCGATCGTCGTTTTGGGTACGCGGGAAGGCAATCCGCTTGGCATTGCCGGATTCGCGGATCTCGCCAAACCAGGCGTCAAGGTGCTTTTCCCCAATCCGAAGGTGTCGGGCGGCGCGCAATGGGACATAAACGCGATTTACGGCGCGGGACTCAAGCAGGCTGAGCGCGAGTCGGGGAAGAAGGATCCGGACGCGGCCAAAGCCTTTTTGAAGGCCGTCTACCGGAATGTCGAATCGATGGACAAAAGCGGCCGCGCATCGATGGCCGCCTTCGAATACGGAGTCGGCGACGTCATCGTCACCTACGAGAACGAGCTGCTTGCCCGCGTGGCGCAGGGCGTGCATTACGATATCGTGACGCCGGAGGATACGATCCAGATCGAGAACCCGGCGGGCGTCGTCGATGTCAACGCGGACGCGCACGGCGTTCGCGAAGCCGCCGAGGCGTTGGTCGCTTATATGAGCGGGGCGGAGGCGCAAAAGGTGTTCGCCGAGCATGGCTTCAGGCCGGTGAACGAAGAGGTGGCAAGCAGCTATGCGGACAGGTACGTCACGCCCTCCGGCTTGTTCGATATCGGCTATCTCGGCGGATGGAGCCAGGTTCGCAGCGAGCTGTACGCGAAGCGTGGCGTATGGTACCAAGTGCTGGCCGGCAAGTGA
- a CDS encoding sulfate/molybdate ABC transporter ATP-binding protein: MHVEVRGLNKSFGSFQAVKDVHFSVEKGQLIGLLGPSGGGKTSILRMLAGLETPDSGDIVFHGQRVNDLPPQERGIGFVFQNYALFKHMTVSENIAFGLEVKKWNKAKIKERVANLTELTGLKGFESRYPHQLSGGQRQRVAFARALAPEPQLLLLDEPFAAIDAKIRHELRSWLREMIDRLGITSIFVTHDQDEAIEVADEIMIINKGNLEQKGSPWEIYKDPKTPFVAGFIGESRIVDNIGELRGFADATASAGTKGLIRPEYIEIGRKEEFTQLLSATESGRVSHIHFRGSEWLVEVEVGGIKLVTYRSLEKDVLHPGDEVQVLVHRAYLFNDNDSWVMENKLKADPMFVYI; encoded by the coding sequence ATGCATGTCGAAGTACGGGGATTAAATAAATCGTTCGGCAGCTTTCAAGCGGTCAAGGACGTCCACTTCAGCGTCGAAAAAGGCCAGCTCATCGGCCTGCTCGGCCCGAGCGGCGGCGGCAAGACGTCGATCCTGCGCATGCTCGCCGGGCTTGAGACGCCCGATTCGGGCGACATCGTGTTCCACGGCCAGCGGGTCAACGACCTGCCGCCGCAGGAGCGCGGCATCGGCTTCGTTTTCCAGAACTACGCGCTTTTCAAGCATATGACGGTGAGCGAGAATATCGCCTTCGGCCTCGAGGTCAAAAAATGGAACAAGGCCAAGATCAAGGAGCGCGTCGCCAACCTGACCGAGCTGACGGGTCTCAAGGGCTTCGAGTCCCGCTATCCGCACCAGCTATCCGGCGGTCAGCGCCAGCGCGTGGCGTTCGCGCGCGCGCTCGCGCCAGAACCGCAGCTGCTGCTGCTCGACGAGCCGTTCGCGGCGATCGACGCCAAGATCCGGCACGAGCTGCGTTCCTGGCTGCGCGAGATGATCGATCGCCTGGGCATCACCTCGATTTTCGTTACGCACGACCAGGACGAGGCGATCGAAGTCGCGGACGAGATCATGATCATCAACAAAGGCAATCTGGAGCAGAAGGGCTCTCCTTGGGAAATTTACAAGGACCCGAAGACGCCGTTTGTCGCCGGCTTCATCGGGGAGTCCCGGATCGTCGACAACATCGGGGAGCTTCGCGGCTTCGCCGACGCGACCGCATCTGCGGGCACCAAAGGCCTGATCCGGCCGGAGTATATCGAGATCGGACGTAAGGAAGAGTTTACGCAGCTGCTCTCCGCGACGGAGTCCGGCCGCGTCAGCCATATCCATTTCCGCGGCAGCGAATGGCTTGTCGAGGTGGAAGTGGGCGGGATTAAGTTGGTCACCTACCGGTCGCTGGAGAAGGACGTGCTTCATCCGGGCGACGAGGTGCAGGTGCTCGTGCACCGTGCGTATTTATTCAACGACAACGACAGTTGGGTGATGGAAAACAAGCTCAAGGCAGACCCGATGTTCGTGTACATCTGA
- a CDS encoding sulfate ABC transporter permease subunit, translated as MRRFWIGLTTLIFAILLIVPLLRIVQGAFDDGWSGFSAGISRPEAQHALLMTGIIAVSVTFVNTVFGVMLSLYLVRANWLGQRLKAVMNAIVDLPFAVSPVIGGLMIVLLLGPDSAVGAMLGRAGVDIVYALPGMILATLFVTFPIVIREVMPVLQEVGSQQEEAAHMMGAYAWTTFWRVTWPLIRWSVVYGVILTVARCLGEFGAVLVVSGNIINKTQTATTLVYQDVENFDLTAANSVALVLAAASVLLLLVMEWSKSRKEVH; from the coding sequence ATCAGAAGATTCTGGATCGGATTGACGACGCTTATCTTCGCGATTCTTCTGATCGTTCCGCTGCTGCGGATCGTGCAAGGCGCGTTCGACGACGGCTGGAGCGGTTTCTCGGCGGGCATTTCGCGCCCGGAGGCGCAGCATGCGCTGCTGATGACGGGCATCATCGCCGTGAGCGTGACGTTCGTCAATACGGTTTTCGGCGTCATGCTCTCCCTCTATCTCGTCCGCGCGAACTGGCTCGGCCAGCGGCTTAAAGCCGTCATGAACGCCATCGTGGACCTGCCCTTCGCCGTATCGCCCGTGATCGGCGGACTCATGATCGTCCTGCTGCTCGGTCCCGACAGCGCCGTCGGCGCCATGCTCGGCCGCGCGGGCGTCGACATCGTGTACGCGCTCCCGGGCATGATCCTCGCAACGCTGTTCGTCACGTTTCCAATCGTGATCCGCGAAGTGATGCCGGTGCTGCAGGAGGTCGGCAGCCAGCAGGAGGAGGCCGCCCATATGATGGGGGCTTACGCCTGGACGACGTTCTGGCGCGTCACATGGCCGCTTATCCGCTGGAGCGTCGTGTACGGCGTGATCTTGACGGTAGCGCGCTGCCTTGGCGAATTCGGCGCCGTGCTGGTCGTCTCGGGCAACATTATCAACAAGACGCAGACGGCGACGACGCTCGTTTATCAGGACGTCGAGAATTTCGATTTGACCGCGGCCAACTCGGTCGCATTGGTGCTCGCGGCCGCCTCGGTCCTTTTATTGCTCGTGATGGAATGGTCTAAATCCCGAAAGGAAGTGCATTGA
- the cysT gene encoding sulfate ABC transporter permease subunit CysT, with protein MLQSRWWSWGFRSTVMLYFIILIVCPIAGIYVQSLSGGLQAFADNITEALAWKSVILTVKLAVISTIINAAVGTLAAWVLVRYRFPGRSLLNSLVDLPFALPTAVIGLMILLLLGPRSWIGSGAEALGTTILFHEPAIVVAMIFVTFPFVIRAVQPMLEELDATEEEAAYTMGASKSRTFFRVILPCMMPGIVSGAMLAFSRALAEFGAVVLVAGNIPGRTLVASVYIFGEIESDNPAGAAAVSVLLLTLSLLILWTVNFVRRRRGS; from the coding sequence ATGCTGCAGAGCCGATGGTGGAGCTGGGGATTCCGCAGCACCGTCATGCTTTATTTTATCATTCTTATCGTTTGTCCGATCGCAGGCATTTACGTGCAATCGCTGTCAGGCGGCCTTCAGGCGTTTGCCGACAACATTACGGAGGCGCTGGCCTGGAAGTCCGTGATCCTCACGGTCAAGCTTGCGGTGATCTCTACGATTATCAACGCGGCGGTCGGCACCTTGGCGGCTTGGGTGCTCGTCCGTTACCGATTCCCGGGACGGAGCCTGCTCAACAGCCTGGTCGATCTGCCGTTCGCGCTGCCGACCGCCGTCATCGGGTTGATGATTTTGCTGCTGCTCGGACCTCGGAGCTGGATCGGCAGCGGAGCGGAGGCGCTCGGCACGACGATTCTGTTCCATGAGCCGGCGATCGTCGTGGCCATGATCTTCGTTACGTTTCCGTTCGTCATCCGCGCGGTTCAGCCGATGCTGGAGGAACTGGACGCTACGGAGGAGGAAGCGGCGTACACGATGGGCGCTTCGAAGTCGCGCACGTTCTTTCGGGTCATCCTGCCCTGCATGATGCCCGGCATCGTGAGCGGCGCCATGCTCGCTTTCTCCCGGGCGCTCGCCGAATTCGGCGCGGTCGTGCTGGTGGCGGGCAATATCCCCGGACGCACGCTGGTCGCCTCCGTCTATATCTTCGGCGAGATCGAGAGCGACAATCCAGCCGGCGCCGCAGCGGTCTCGGTTCTGCTGCTCACCTTGTCCCTCCTCATTTTATGGACGGTTAATTTCGTTCGAAGGAGGCGGGGGAGTTGA
- a CDS encoding secondary thiamine-phosphate synthase enzyme YjbQ: MLHKEKLRTSSRDEIVDITRQTAALVARSGVQEGLAVVYCPHTTAGIAINENADPDVKRDVLMRLDEVYPWTHPKYRHAEGNTASHLKAITTGNSQTVIVSGGKLLLGRWQGVYFCEFDGPRDREYFVKIVEG, translated from the coding sequence ATGCTGCACAAAGAAAAGCTCCGCACGTCTTCCCGGGACGAGATCGTCGATATTACCAGGCAGACCGCAGCGCTCGTCGCGCGATCCGGCGTTCAAGAAGGTCTGGCCGTCGTCTACTGCCCGCATACGACCGCAGGCATCGCGATCAACGAAAACGCGGATCCCGACGTCAAGCGAGACGTATTAATGCGGCTGGATGAGGTATACCCCTGGACGCATCCGAAATACCGTCACGCGGAGGGCAATACGGCCTCCCATCTCAAGGCGATCACGACGGGAAATTCGCAGACGGTCATCGTCAGCGGCGGCAAGCTGCTGCTGGGCCGCTGGCAGGGCGTATACTTCTGCGAATTCGACGGGCCGCGGGACCGCGAATATTTCGTCAAAATCGTCGAAGGCTGA
- a CDS encoding YigZ family protein encodes MLSRYATVAGYGEREIVIKKSRFIGHAKPAETEEEAVAFIEEIKKRHWNATHNCSAYTIGERDQWQKALDDGEPSGTAGRPILEVLKNRGLKNTVVVVTRYFGGIMLGAGGLVRAYTDSAVAGTDAAGPIVRVLHREIAVDVDYTWYGKLENELRGRGVKVGDVAFTDRVRVLCLPEEGEADRFEAWMTDLTQGQGLVTRGEARYFTEQLS; translated from the coding sequence ATGCTGTCGCGATACGCCACCGTAGCCGGATACGGCGAACGGGAAATCGTCATTAAAAAGTCTCGCTTCATCGGCCACGCGAAGCCTGCGGAGACCGAGGAGGAAGCGGTCGCTTTTATTGAGGAAATCAAAAAACGCCATTGGAACGCTACGCACAATTGCTCCGCCTATACGATCGGGGAGCGCGACCAGTGGCAGAAGGCGCTAGACGACGGGGAGCCGAGCGGGACCGCGGGGCGGCCGATCTTGGAGGTGCTCAAAAACCGCGGGCTGAAAAATACGGTCGTCGTGGTCACGCGCTATTTTGGCGGGATTATGCTGGGAGCGGGCGGTCTCGTCCGCGCTTACACCGACAGCGCCGTGGCCGGGACCGATGCGGCCGGGCCGATCGTTCGGGTGCTGCATCGGGAGATCGCGGTGGACGTCGATTACACCTGGTACGGCAAACTGGAGAACGAGCTGCGCGGCAGAGGCGTGAAGGTCGGAGACGTTGCGTTCACCGATCGGGTGCGGGTACTGTGCCTGCCGGAGGAAGGGGAAGCCGATCGATTCGAAGCCTGGATGACCGACCTGACGCAAGGCCAGGGGCTCGTGACCAGGGGAGAGGCGCGTTATTTTACGGAGCAGCTCTCTTAA
- a CDS encoding glucose-6-phosphate isomerase, with product MAKSIALDYSKALQFIGQHEIDYLAPAVKLAHEQLHNGTGTGSDYLGWINLPFDYDKEEFARIQAAAKQIQSDSEALVVIGIGGSYLGARAAIEMLSHSFYNTLSKDQRKTPQIFFAGNNISSTYVTHLLQALEGKDWSINVISKSGTTTEPAIAFRIFRDALERKYGKEAAKKRIYATTDKARGALKTLANAEGYESFVIPDDVGGRYSVLTAVGLLPIAAAGIDIEAIMKGAQDAATALNNPNLAENPAYQYAAIRNALYRKGKAVEILVNYEPSLHFVSEWWKQLYGESEGKDYKGIYPASVDFSTDLHSMGQFIQEGNRIIFETVLQVGEVSEQIEIQSDADNLDGLNFLTGKTLDFVNKKAFEGTILAHTDGNVPNLVVQLPDLTPHSFGQLVYFFEIACGVSGYLLGVNPFDQPGVEAYKVNMFALLGKPGFEEKKKELEARL from the coding sequence ATGGCCAAGAGCATTGCGCTCGACTATTCCAAAGCGCTGCAGTTTATCGGGCAGCACGAGATCGACTATCTGGCTCCTGCGGTGAAGCTGGCGCACGAGCAGCTCCATAACGGTACGGGCACGGGCTCGGACTACCTGGGCTGGATCAACCTCCCCTTCGACTACGACAAGGAAGAGTTTGCCCGCATCCAGGCCGCCGCCAAGCAGATCCAATCCGACTCCGAGGCGCTCGTCGTCATCGGCATCGGCGGCTCTTATCTCGGCGCCCGCGCCGCGATCGAGATGCTGTCGCATTCTTTTTACAACACGCTCTCCAAGGATCAGCGCAAGACGCCGCAGATCTTTTTCGCCGGCAACAACATCAGCTCGACTTACGTGACGCATCTGCTGCAGGCGCTCGAAGGCAAGGACTGGTCGATCAACGTCATCTCCAAGTCCGGTACGACGACCGAGCCGGCGATCGCCTTCCGCATTTTCCGCGATGCGCTCGAGCGCAAATACGGCAAGGAAGCGGCCAAGAAACGCATCTACGCGACGACGGACAAAGCGCGCGGCGCGCTGAAGACGCTGGCAAACGCCGAAGGCTACGAATCGTTCGTTATCCCGGACGACGTCGGCGGACGCTATTCGGTGCTGACGGCGGTCGGCTTGCTGCCGATCGCGGCTGCGGGAATCGACATCGAAGCGATCATGAAGGGCGCGCAGGACGCGGCCACGGCGCTGAACAATCCGAATCTCGCGGAGAACCCGGCGTACCAATACGCCGCCATCCGCAACGCGCTCTACCGCAAGGGCAAGGCGGTCGAGATTCTCGTCAACTACGAGCCGAGCCTGCACTTCGTCTCCGAATGGTGGAAGCAGCTTTACGGCGAGAGCGAAGGCAAGGATTATAAGGGCATTTATCCGGCTTCCGTCGACTTTTCCACGGACCTGCACTCGATGGGGCAATTCATTCAAGAGGGCAACCGCATCATTTTTGAGACGGTGCTTCAGGTCGGTGAAGTGTCGGAGCAGATCGAGATCCAGAGCGACGCGGACAATCTGGACGGCCTTAACTTCCTGACGGGCAAGACGCTGGACTTCGTGAACAAAAAGGCGTTCGAGGGCACGATTCTCGCGCATACGGACGGCAACGTGCCGAACTTGGTCGTTCAGCTGCCGGATCTGACCCCGCACAGCTTCGGCCAGCTCGTTTACTTCTTCGAGATCGCCTGCGGCGTCAGCGGCTACCTGCTGGGCGTCAATCCGTTCGACCAGCCGGGCGTCGAAGCCTACAAGGTCAACATGTTCGCGCTGCTGGGCAAGCCCGGCTTCGAGGAGAAGAAAAAAGAGCTGGAAGCCCGCCTGTAA
- a CDS encoding DinB family protein produces MSKRELLLDSYDHGYDKEDWYPPIKDALGGVTEEQADWKPEGAAVNSIRQTVHHLLFYKLRLLRALRGEPQPAAEERFTNDDTFEASALGAPSWEEAVRRLEEAHTAVRELLASRDDEALEQPIPETKAWSYANSIVRHDAYHLGQIIQLRKLQGSWPAHRSFD; encoded by the coding sequence ATGAGCAAACGCGAGCTGCTGCTCGACAGCTACGACCATGGCTACGACAAAGAGGACTGGTATCCGCCGATCAAGGACGCGCTCGGCGGCGTGACCGAAGAGCAAGCCGATTGGAAGCCGGAAGGCGCCGCCGTCAACTCGATCCGGCAGACCGTGCATCATTTGCTCTTTTACAAGCTCAGGCTGCTTCGCGCGCTGCGCGGAGAGCCGCAGCCGGCTGCCGAAGAGCGCTTCACGAACGATGACACCTTCGAGGCCTCGGCGTTAGGCGCTCCTTCCTGGGAGGAGGCGGTCAGGCGTCTAGAAGAAGCGCATACGGCGGTTCGGGAGCTGCTGGCAAGCCGCGACGACGAGGCGCTGGAGCAGCCGATTCCGGAGACAAAAGCCTGGTCCTACGCGAACAGCATCGTCCGGCACGACGCTTATCACCTGGGCCAGATCATCCAGCTGCGCAAGCTGCAGGGCTCCTGGCCGGCGCATCGTTCGTTCGATTAG
- a CDS encoding alpha-galactosidase yields MKSWIIENDGARFVVDNGIMRIENDLRSGTTAYRWTDGSAVLDTHGETLVDERMWRTTHGSSHALLPDSVLADGAAAGGGTLAWTIEHRVADADSPVLRQRFVLTEGRPYALTELSASRETAWSTREISPLCALRNDGSVLSFGEEAEARAVDKELRVLFVPFDNDKWVRYAAHPIPCDVESYEVTSVYHPASRQGFVFGSVSHDTWKTGIQAAGTFDGELARLRIYGGAAGLHTRDTLRHGAVSGREIRSPLVFVGKYDDYREGLEAYGRANAEIAPALPWEGGVPFGWNSWSAVMDKLDADVYMRVSDFIGETLQGGGALREDDAVFVNFDAFWNHLTEAELEACVARVRANGQQPGIYATPFAYWGRDPEKPVEGFEGVVYRELLLKDEAGALLPTLDGAYAMDPTHPIVVESIRRQLARFVSAGFSYVKLDFLTHGAMEGKHALPEIETGIQAYNYGMSVVRDALDPARIGRPFFINLSIAPLFPHGYAHSRRISCDAFGLIGDTEYMLNALTSAWWVNDTLYRFNDPDHTVLYKSHNQRATSEDEGRSRLHASLIAGTSLLLGDDYRVPEAAARAREWLASGEAVALARKGLTFLPVDGAAGGGAADAFALRTDEGLWLACFNYDGEHAAKRTVRWDRLSLTRAEVSRALSLYGKEAPDVRLGDDAIELELGAAASAVFLLATNPASFT; encoded by the coding sequence ATGAAAAGCTGGATTATCGAAAACGACGGCGCGCGGTTTGTCGTCGACAACGGGATTATGCGGATTGAAAACGACCTGCGGAGCGGTACCACCGCTTATCGCTGGACGGACGGTTCGGCCGTCCTGGATACGCACGGCGAGACGCTGGTCGACGAACGAATGTGGCGGACGACGCACGGCTCGAGCCATGCGCTGCTGCCGGACTCTGTCTTGGCGGACGGAGCCGCGGCAGGCGGAGGCACGCTGGCCTGGACGATCGAGCATCGCGTCGCGGATGCCGATAGTCCCGTGCTGCGGCAGCGCTTCGTTCTGACGGAGGGACGACCTTATGCGCTGACTGAGCTGTCCGCTTCGCGCGAGACAGCCTGGTCGACGCGCGAGATCAGCCCGCTGTGCGCGCTGCGCAACGACGGCTCCGTGCTGTCGTTCGGCGAGGAGGCCGAAGCGCGCGCCGTCGACAAGGAGCTGCGCGTGCTGTTCGTGCCGTTCGACAACGACAAATGGGTCCGGTACGCGGCGCATCCGATTCCTTGCGACGTGGAGAGCTATGAGGTCACGTCGGTCTATCATCCGGCCAGCCGCCAAGGCTTCGTCTTCGGATCCGTCTCCCACGATACATGGAAAACCGGCATCCAAGCCGCGGGAACCTTCGACGGAGAGCTTGCCAGGCTTCGGATTTACGGCGGCGCGGCAGGCCTGCACACCCGCGACACACTCAGGCACGGCGCCGTGTCGGGACGGGAGATCCGCTCGCCGCTCGTCTTCGTCGGCAAGTACGACGATTATCGGGAGGGCCTTGAGGCTTACGGCCGGGCGAATGCGGAGATTGCTCCCGCGCTGCCGTGGGAGGGCGGCGTGCCGTTCGGATGGAACAGCTGGTCGGCGGTCATGGACAAGCTGGACGCCGACGTATATATGCGCGTCTCGGATTTTATCGGCGAGACGCTCCAAGGCGGCGGCGCGCTGCGCGAGGACGATGCCGTGTTCGTTAACTTCGACGCCTTCTGGAACCATCTGACCGAAGCGGAATTGGAGGCATGCGTGGCGCGCGTACGCGCAAACGGGCAGCAGCCCGGCATTTATGCGACGCCTTTCGCCTATTGGGGACGCGATCCGGAGAAGCCCGTCGAGGGCTTCGAGGGCGTCGTTTACAGAGAGCTGCTGCTGAAGGATGAAGCAGGCGCGCTCCTGCCGACGCTCGACGGCGCTTATGCGATGGATCCGACCCATCCGATCGTCGTCGAATCGATCCGCCGGCAGTTGGCCAGGTTTGTGTCCGCCGGCTTCAGCTACGTGAAGCTGGACTTCCTGACGCATGGCGCGATGGAGGGCAAGCATGCGCTGCCCGAGATCGAGACCGGCATCCAGGCTTACAATTACGGTATGTCCGTCGTTCGGGACGCGCTCGATCCGGCGCGCATCGGCCGACCGTTTTTCATCAACCTGTCGATCGCGCCGTTGTTCCCGCACGGCTACGCGCACAGCCGTCGCATCTCCTGCGACGCGTTCGGCCTCATCGGCGATACGGAATATATGCTCAACGCACTGACGTCGGCCTGGTGGGTCAACGATACGCTGTACCGGTTTAACGACCCCGACCACACGGTGCTCTATAAGAGCCACAACCAGCGCGCGACTTCGGAGGACGAGGGACGCAGCCGGCTGCATGCGTCGCTTATCGCGGGCACATCGCTGCTGCTCGGAGACGACTATCGCGTGCCCGAAGCCGCAGCCAGAGCGAGGGAATGGCTCGCGAGCGGCGAGGCGGTCGCGCTGGCGCGCAAGGGCTTGACGTTCCTGCCCGTGGACGGCGCCGCCGGCGGGGGCGCTGCGGACGCATTCGCGTTGCGGACCGATGAAGGGCTTTGGCTTGCCTGCTTTAACTATGACGGTGAACATGCAGCCAAGCGGACGGTTCGGTGGGACCGCCTGTCTTTGACCCGCGCGGAGGTGTCCCGAGCGTTGTCTCTGTACGGCAAGGAAGCCCCGGACGTCAGGCTCGGGGACGACGCGATCGAGCTCGAGCTCGGCGCCGCCGCATCCGCCGTGTTTTTGCTGGCGACGAACCCCGCTTCGTTTACATGA